A single genomic interval of Hevea brasiliensis isolate MT/VB/25A 57/8 chromosome 4, ASM3005281v1, whole genome shotgun sequence harbors:
- the LOC110659864 gene encoding polygalacturonase QRT3: protein METKMQRNALVLSLQVCFLIIFLTHVSGENSRFDDHFHDQKRKMQAFKSSLIRRELASSPSPSPSYYSSPAPSPQTVTVDSTRVFEATSFGADPSGKLDSAEALEKAIAAAFQGPKEWFLMDGITNLGGAQIRLQGGIYKISQPLKLPAGGAGNLMITGGTLLASDDFPTDGYLIDLSSSSSSSSYNYEYITLKDLMLDCNYRGGGISVINSLRTSIDNCYIAHFNTNGILVQKGHETYIRNSFLGQHITAGANPGERNFSGTAINLMGNDNAVTDVVIFSAAIGIMVSGQGNTISGVHCYNKATGFGGTGIYLKLPNLTQTRILNCYLDYTGIVAEDPNQLTITNSFFLGDAYIVLKSINGVAKGITIVDNIFSGSNKGIDIVQLEQSSGPFKEIDQVVVDRNNVQGMNMRATIAKESVQGNGTSWIVDFSPILLFPDLINHVQYSLSVNGTLFPNYALRSVSENRVVIESDVAVAAKVFVSVNQAVTI, encoded by the exons ATGGAAACAAAAATGCAAAGAAATGCTCTGGTTTTGTCCCTGCAAGTTTGTTTCTTGATCATCTTCTTAACCCATGTCAGTGGAGAGAATTCTCGATTTGATGATCATTTCCATGATCAAAAGCGAAAAATGCAAGCCTTTAAGTCATCTTTAATCCGTCGTGAATTGGCTTCTTCTCCCTCTCCTTCTCCTAGCTATTATTCTTCTCCAGCTCCATCACCACAG ACTGTGACTGTGGATAGTACACGAGTGTTTGAAGCGACATCGTTTGGTGCAGATCCAAGTGGGAAATTGGACAGCGCAGAAGCACTTGAAAAAGCAATAGCAGCAGCATTTCAGGGTCCAAAAGAATGGTTCTTGATGGATGGAATCACTAATCTTGGAGGTGCACAAATTCGTCTTCAGGGTGGGATTTACAAGATTTCTCAACCTCTGAAATTGCCTGCTGGTGGAGCAGGGAACCTTATG ATTACAGGAGGGACATTACTAGCCTCAGATGATTTTCCAACAGATGGGTATCTCATTGATTTATCATCatcttcctcctcctcctcctataACTACGAGTACATAACTCTCAAGGACCTGATGCTGGATTGCAATTACAGGGGTGGAGGCATTTCAGTTATAAACTCACTTAGGACTAGCATAGACAACTGTTACATTGCACATTTCAACACTAATGGAATTTTAGTCCAAAAAGGCCATGAAACCTACATCAGAAACTCATTTCTTGGCCAGCACATTACTGCCGGTGCCAATCCAGGCGAAAGGAACTTCTCAGGCACTGCAATAAACCTAATGGGAAACGACAACGCCGTGACGGATGTTGTTATCTTCTCAGCTGCCATTGGAATAATGGTTTCTGGTCAGGGTAATACAATTTCAGGAGTACATTGTTATAATAAGGCTACAGGCTTTGGCGGCACTGGAATTTACCTTAAGCTGCCTAATCTAACTCAGACCAGGATTTTGAATTGTTATTTGGACTACACTGGAATTGTTGCTGAAGATCCTAATCAACTTACCATCACTAACAGTTTTTTCCTTGGTGATGCATATATAGTCCTGAAATCGATCAACGGGGTTGCTAAAGGGATCACCATCGTTGATAACATTTTTTCTGGGTCTAATAAGGGGATTGACATTGTTCAATTGGAGCAATCAAGTGGTCCTTTCAAGGAAATTGATCAAGTTGTGGTGGATAGGAATAATGTTCAGGGGATGAACATGAGGGCAACCATTGCTAAGGAATCTGTTCAAGGGAATGGGACATCATGGATTGTTGATTTTAGtccaattctattatttcctgacCTTATCAATCATGTTCAATACTCATTGAGTGTAAATGGTACCTTATTTCCTAATTATGCTCTTCGCAGTGTTTCCGAAAATCGGGTTGTGATAGAATCAGATGTTGCAGTGGCTGCTAAGGTTTTCGTCTCGGTGAATCAAGCAGTAACAATTTGA